The genomic region TTCAATACTGCTCGGAAAAACCATTTTGTCGTGTTGAAGTTTACGTCTAGCGCGACCTTCTTCGGGCGGTTTTGCGCCCCGGGCGATAGCCGGCTTTGGGTTCGGCCGAGCCTGCTTGATGGCGCGAGGTGCGGCCTTTGTCGCCGCGCGGGCGGCTTTTCTGTTCCAAGTCGCGGTTGGCTTGCTCGCGGCGGGCGTGCAAGGCCTCGCGCGGCGGGTTGGCCGGAATCAGGCAATCGCAGCCGGCGCCGATCAGGTCGTGCCGGCCGGCGTGTTCGAGCGCGCGGCGGACCTCGAAGTAATTGTCCGGCTTGAAGAATTGCAGCAATGCCCGTTGCATCTTCCGGTCGCGCACCGCGCGGGCCACATAGACGGGCTTCCGGGTCATTGGGTCGATGCCGGTGTGATACATGCACGCCGCGATATCGAACGGGCTGGGAATAAAGTCCTGGACCTGGTCGGGCCGGTAGCCGTTCCGCTTCAGGAATAGCGCCACTTCAATCATGGCGTCGATGTCGCTGCCCGGGTGGCTGGCGATGAAGTACGGCACCAGGTACTGCTTCTTGCCGGCCCGTTGTGACGCCTTGCGGAACTCGTTGGTGAATTCCAGG from Planctomycetota bacterium harbors:
- a CDS encoding DUF3362 domain-containing protein → CTFCSITAHEGRIIQSRSQQSVVEEIRRMTADPEFTGVVSDIGGPTANMYQMRCTRPDVEAKCRRLSCVHPTICKLLGDDHGPLIQLMRAARQEPGVRKVFVASGIRMDLARRSPEYMRELTEHHVGGHLKVAPEHVDPNVLNLMKKPDADDFLEFTNEFRKASQRAGKKQYLVPYFIASHPGSDIDAMIEVALFLKRNGYRPDQVQDFIPSPFDIAACMYHTGIDPMTRKPVYVARAVRDRKMQRALLQFFKPDNYFEVRRALEHAGRHDLIGAGCDCLIPANPPREALHARREQANRDLEQKSRPRGDKGRTSRHQAGSAEPKAGYRPGRKTARRRSR